The nucleotide window CCCCGGGGCAGGACTGGTCGTCCTCTATCCGCTGACCGTTGCTGGCCTCGTGCCAGGGACCGAGCAGTTTGGATCGACCCACCCGTCTGCCACGCATCCGATCATCGTCTCCCTCGGCGTCATCGCCGGGTCGGTCTCGCTGACCTGGGGGACCTTCGCGGTCCGCGACGACGATATCGCTCCGCTCACTTCACGGCGGGCACTCACGGCGCTGGGCCCGGCGCTCGTGAGTGCCGGTCTCGGCGTCGCGTGGTTCTCGGTCAAGTGGACCGGCGCGACCCCGACGAACATCGAAGGGGAGCCGACCACCCCGCTCGCGCTCGTGGAGGTTCTCCGCCTCGAACTCACTGCCGTCCAGTTCGTCGCGCTCGCGGCCGTGTCCGCGACGGTCGTCGGCACCGTCGCGGCCACCCGGGACCGACAGAGGGCGCTCGTGGCGACGGCCCTGCCGATCGGGCTCAGCGCGGTCGGATTCGGGTGGGGCCCACAGCACCTCACGCTCTCCGCAGTCCTCGCCATCGCGGCCATCACGGCGATTCCGTTCGCTGTCGGATACGCAACGGCGCGGTGAAAGTGAGTTTCGACGCGCCGCCGGTCCTTACGACGGGATCGACATTCAACTCCCGCTCCAGGACGCAGCCGATTGAGACATCGCACAGACGTGGCTGCCCTTTTGTTGCAAAAATACGAACTTATTTATATTCGTTTCGCATAGACGCAACACAGTGTATACGGAAGCAGAGCTTCGTGCGCTGGACGCGATCCGACGTGGGTCGACGGTCTCCGAGCTTGCCGAAGAACTCGATCGGAGCACGAGTTACGTGTCCGAACTCGTCGATCGAATGGAGTCGAAGGGGCTGGTCACGACCGCCCGAGACGGGAAACGGAAGCAGATTCGTCGCTCGGATGCCCACGCCGCCGAACTGTTCGAGAGTTTCGTCCACCAGTACTCCCATATCCCGTTTCCCGAACTGCTGGGCGGCACGACGCTTCGCGTGCTGTACTATCTCGAGTCGCCGGCGACTGCATCGGACCTCACCGACCGGGTGGACGTTCACCGAAGCACGATCCATCGTTCGCTCTCCCCACTGGAGGACCGCGGGATGGTATACCGATCGGACGGGGAGTACGCACTCAACGACGAATTCACGGAGTTATCGACGCTCGCTCGTGAGTTCGCTCACCTTCGGCATCGACAACGAATCGCAGACCAGACCGCGTCGTTCACACTCCTCTGGGAGTCGCCGGACGAGTGTCTCGTCCAGACGCCCGACGAGATCGATGCTGAGCCGTTCCATCTGACAGGACCGGAACTGTTCCAGTCGTATGGCCTGCCGCTGCTGGCCCGTGAGCGCCGGTACTACCTGTATTCGGAGTCGATCGACGACGTCTCTCCCGCGGAGTTGTGCTGTCACATGCTCGTGATCGACGAGGGGACGCGAACGCAGTCGTACTGTCTCCTCTTGCTCAGTGAGACGGCGATCGACCGTGAGGAACTCCTCGATGTCGCGAGTACGTACGACGTCGCGGACCAGGTCTCCACCCTCATCGAGTATCTCGATACGGCGGGTGAGCACCGCACGGAACGACTCCCGAGGTGGACGGAGTTCCGTGATCTGGCGGACGAATACGGGGTGTCACTGTGAGACAGCGGTTCGACAGCGAGTACATCGAATCCGAGTTGCGGCGGATCGGCAGTGCACTCGAAAGCGATCTGACGGCCTCTCTCATCGGTGGTGGGGCGATGGCGTTCCGTGACCTCAAGTCCACGACCAAGGACATCGATCTGATCGTTACCGACGGCGACGACCTCCGAATGTTACAGGCCGTCTTGCTCGACCACGGGTACAGTGTCGTCGAGGATCCAAACGAAGAATACGACGACCTCGGAGCGCAGCGAATCCTGGAAAACGACGACGGGTGTCGAATCGACGACTTCAACCAGCAAGTGATCGACAAGCTCGTTCTTTCGAAGGGAATGTGCGATCGAAGTGTCGTCCACCTCGAAGCCGGTGGGCTGACCGTGAAGCTGCTCAGTTCAGAGGACATCTTCCTGTTCAAATCGGTCGCGGGCCGAACGGACGACATCGAGGACATGTTCGCACTCGTGCAGACAGATCTGAACGACGATGTCATCGAGGACGAGTTGGACCATCAGATCGATTTGCTGGGCCAGGAACTGTTCGTTACCTACGTGAACGAGGCACTGCTCGAACTCGAAGACCGACACAACGTCTCGCCGTCTATAGCCGATCGAGTCTCTGAAATTACCCAACGCGTGTATCGGGAACTCGACGTGCTACAGGCGATCGAGGGGGATACGTCTCGATCAGAGCTGGACGCTGTAGTCGATCTTCCAGGTGACGCCATCGACGAGGCCATCCACAGTCTCGTCGAAAAGGAGATCATTTCGATCGACGATGACCGGATCGTCCAGCATTCGACGAAACTCTGATTGAGATGGTGACGTGAGCCAATCTCCTCTAAATTAGCCCTCAAAGAGTGATGGAGTTCGCATACGGCGGCCGCGAGGCGGCTCTGGCGACTCGAACTCGCGGCGTGTAGCGCCGCGCAAGCGACCCGTTTCACTCCTGGCGAAGCCTGCGAGACGTGACTGAAAGGAGCGTCTCGAATACGCGAACGGCAACGCCGTGAACCGAAGGCTGAGCCAGCAGGTCTTTTTAATCCAGATTTTTCGAGGAGTGGGTTGCGGGCCGTCCGGCCCGCAACCGATTCCGTGGCGTGGGAGACGGGAAGCCGTCTCCAATCGAGGCGGTGGAACCGCCTCGCAGCCGCCACGCAGTTCGCGCGGAGCGCGAACCCGACGACGAAAAAGGTGGTCGGATGGGCCCTGGCGGATTCGAACCACGGTCACTCCCGCTCGCTTCGCTCGCGGTCGTTCCCAGGTTCGATCCGCGGGCCATCTCCCTCGCTGCGCTCGGTCGATGGGCCCTGGCGGATTCGAACCACCGACCACTCGGTGTCCCAGTCCGCCGCATCGCGACGAACCTATGAGCCGAGCGCTCTCACCAGACTGAGCTAAGGGCCCTCACTCGCAGTTCTCACCCGTGGCCTTTGAGGGTACCGAATCGCCGCGAAAAACGACGCCACCGCCAGGGCTCGAACCTGGGACAACCTCGTTAACAGCGAGGTGCTCTACCAGCTGAGCTACGGCGGCGCGCACTCACCGATATACGGCAGGGGAAAAAGGGGCTTTCGTTTTGGGACCGATATCCTTTCGGGCGCGGCCGCCCCCGCCGACGTATGGACGACGACGTTCGTGACGTTCTCGATACCGTTCGCGAGCGGGTGACG belongs to Halococcoides cellulosivorans and includes:
- a CDS encoding DUF6036 family nucleotidyltransferase; protein product: MRQRFDSEYIESELRRIGSALESDLTASLIGGGAMAFRDLKSTTKDIDLIVTDGDDLRMLQAVLLDHGYSVVEDPNEEYDDLGAQRILENDDGCRIDDFNQQVIDKLVLSKGMCDRSVVHLEAGGLTVKLLSSEDIFLFKSVAGRTDDIEDMFALVQTDLNDDVIEDELDHQIDLLGQELFVTYVNEALLELEDRHNVSPSIADRVSEITQRVYRELDVLQAIEGDTSRSELDAVVDLPGDAIDEAIHSLVEKEIISIDDDRIVQHSTKL
- a CDS encoding ArsR family transcriptional regulator — translated: MYTEAELRALDAIRRGSTVSELAEELDRSTSYVSELVDRMESKGLVTTARDGKRKQIRRSDAHAAELFESFVHQYSHIPFPELLGGTTLRVLYYLESPATASDLTDRVDVHRSTIHRSLSPLEDRGMVYRSDGEYALNDEFTELSTLAREFAHLRHRQRIADQTASFTLLWESPDECLVQTPDEIDAEPFHLTGPELFQSYGLPLLARERRYYLYSESIDDVSPAELCCHMLVIDEGTRTQSYCLLLLSETAIDREELLDVASTYDVADQVSTLIEYLDTAGEHRTERLPRWTEFRDLADEYGVSL